The proteins below are encoded in one region of Salipiger sp. H15:
- a CDS encoding FadR/GntR family transcriptional regulator, which produces MSEVDTPQPQKGTDRVIAYFKDALMSGELRVGDRLKSERDLASELEVGRPLLREVIRSLSMLGMLDVRHGSGTYVRQANLGTVSDFFTFCLAQQQDMLDDVMEARIGIECQAIRLACTRANEVDLARIGQWFGSLIDTLDDPEAGGRADFMFHRSIVAASHSSSLITLYGALSELLRRSHVQRRKTVYHERSVVGDLVEAHREVFLSIVAKDPEAADKRLREHFAIGDELRRRSLIDSYRKGLRKA; this is translated from the coding sequence ATGAGCGAGGTCGACACACCTCAACCGCAGAAGGGGACGGACCGCGTCATCGCGTATTTCAAGGATGCGCTGATGTCGGGCGAGCTCCGCGTCGGGGACCGGCTGAAGTCCGAGCGCGACCTTGCCAGCGAGCTCGAGGTGGGCCGTCCGCTGCTGCGCGAGGTGATCCGCTCGCTGTCGATGCTCGGCATGCTCGACGTGCGCCACGGCAGCGGCACCTACGTGCGGCAGGCCAACCTCGGGACCGTGTCGGACTTCTTCACCTTCTGCCTCGCGCAGCAGCAGGACATGCTCGACGACGTGATGGAGGCGCGGATCGGCATCGAATGCCAGGCGATCCGGCTTGCCTGCACGCGGGCGAATGAGGTGGATCTCGCGCGCATCGGCCAATGGTTCGGCTCGCTGATCGACACGCTGGACGATCCCGAGGCAGGCGGGCGCGCGGATTTCATGTTCCACCGCTCGATCGTCGCGGCGAGCCACAGCAGCTCGCTCATCACCCTTTACGGCGCCCTGTCGGAGCTGCTCCGGCGCAGCCACGTGCAGCGGCGCAAGACGGTCTACCACGAGCGCTCGGTGGTCGGAGACCTCGTGGAAGCACATCGGGAGGTGTTCCTCTCGATCGTCGCGAAGGACCCGGAGGCCGCGGACAAGCGGCTGCGGGAGCATTTCGCGATCGGCGACGAGTTGCGTCGCAGGAGCCTGATCGACAGCTATCGAAAAGGCCTCAGAAAAGCATAG
- a CDS encoding TRAP transporter substrate-binding protein, protein MFAFSARQLLAAATIGLCALPAAAAELRYAHVGAEGDFQTRFAAEAAAAIEEETGGEVKVQVFPASQLGNVAEMVDGVRMGTIQMGHHDFASLARIVPEVAVFNAPFVYENAEHAMRETDPAKSEALQEINARLIEEGGVRIIGRIYRGARHISSNFEIKSPDDMAGKPFRAVPLDLWVSMVKGFGATPTPVEVSELPTALMTGMVVGQENPLTMISANKLYEVQSHVAMTGHMQSVLAVFVNEKAWQGLTEENRAAITKVLDDKAMESLHWAQESEQALVEELKGNGMTFTTEETGLDLAAFREKVLAQINTDFPDFGPYIQQIMSMK, encoded by the coding sequence ATGTTCGCTTTTTCTGCTCGGCAGCTGCTGGCTGCCGCGACAATCGGGTTGTGCGCGCTGCCGGCCGCGGCGGCTGAACTGCGCTATGCCCACGTGGGCGCGGAGGGGGATTTCCAGACCCGTTTCGCCGCCGAGGCCGCTGCCGCGATCGAGGAGGAGACCGGCGGCGAGGTCAAGGTGCAGGTGTTCCCGGCCAGCCAGCTCGGCAACGTCGCCGAGATGGTCGACGGGGTGCGCATGGGCACCATCCAGATGGGCCACCACGACTTTGCCTCGCTGGCCCGCATCGTGCCCGAGGTCGCCGTGTTCAACGCGCCCTTCGTCTATGAGAACGCCGAGCACGCCATGCGCGAGACCGACCCGGCCAAGTCCGAGGCGCTGCAGGAGATCAACGCGCGGCTGATCGAGGAGGGTGGGGTGCGCATCATCGGGCGCATCTACCGCGGCGCGCGGCACATCTCGTCGAACTTCGAGATCAAGTCGCCGGACGACATGGCGGGCAAGCCCTTCCGGGCCGTGCCGCTCGATCTGTGGGTGTCGATGGTCAAGGGCTTCGGCGCGACCCCGACGCCGGTCGAAGTGTCTGAGCTGCCGACCGCGCTGATGACCGGCATGGTCGTCGGGCAGGAGAACCCGCTGACGATGATCTCGGCCAACAAGCTCTACGAGGTGCAGAGCCACGTGGCGATGACCGGGCACATGCAGTCGGTGCTCGCGGTCTTCGTCAACGAGAAGGCCTGGCAGGGGCTGACCGAGGAGAACCGCGCCGCGATCACCAAGGTGCTCGACGACAAGGCGATGGAGTCGCTGCACTGGGCGCAGGAATCCGAGCAGGCGCTGGTCGAGGAGCTGAAGGGCAATGGCATGACCTTCACCACCGAGGAGACCGGGCTCGATCTCGCCGCCTTCCGCGAGAAGGTGCTGGCGC